The following coding sequences lie in one Anoplolepis gracilipes chromosome 4, ASM4749672v1, whole genome shotgun sequence genomic window:
- the LOC140664508 gene encoding protein YIPF1 → MDSGQTNNTSSQFISFHDFPSMSHAGNTEGQANTGTSTNQPFNNLSNDSTGIGIVEDLQGIPDKTDAPAQRNFWTVKYYQKFFNVSTNDVLERLKRSMVPHGSDNYLITHIRPNPDLYGPFWICVTLVFSIAISGNMANYLQTASSAKYHWKYDFHVVSYAATCIFLYAWLLPLALWGALKWTYSSRNTEEELIESYAAPGLLELLCLYGYSLSIYVPVAFLWTIQIGWLQWSLVILATFLSGGVLLRSLLPVIAGKHRIIYIAVILGMHLLLAAGFMLYFFHVPAKNTVPAMAEVVASTQTNMLHKVTQNNSYVGSTP, encoded by the exons ATGGATAGTGGTCAAACGAACAACACGAGCTCGCAGTTCATATCCTTCCACGATTTCCCATCGATGAGCCATGCCGGCAATACTGAGGGACAAGCGAATACTGGAACTTCCACTAATCAACCTTTCAATAACCTGTCAAATGATTCTACGGGTATCGGCATCGTAGAAGATCTACAAGGAATTCCCGATAAAACCGATG cTCCTGCTCAACGCAACTTTTGGACGGTCAAATATTATCAGAAATTCTTCAATGTCAGTACAAACGATGTATTAGAAAGACTCAAGCGATCTATGGTACCACATGGTAGtgataattatcttataacgCACATAAGACCAAATCCAGACTTATATGGGCCCTTTTGGATATGTGTGACTTTGGTATTTTCCATTGCAATCAGTGGAAACATGGCAAACTATTTACAGACTGCCAGTTCTGCCAAGTATCATTGGAAGTATGATTTTCACGTCGTCTCGTACGCAGctacttgtatatttttatacgcatGGCTTCTACCATTAGCCCTATGGGGTGCATTAAAATGGACTTACAGTTCAAGAAATACTGAAGAAGAATTAATTgag TCTTACGCTGCTCCAGGATTGTTAGAGCTTTTATGTCTATATGGATATTCCTTAAGCATTTATGTCCCGGTTGCTTTTCTGTGGACAATTCAAATTGGTTGGTTGCAATGGAGTCTAGTCATATTAGCGACATTTTTATCTGGAGGAGTTTTACTACGATCGTTATTACCAGTGATTGCag GTAaacatagaattatatatattgccgTAATTCTGGGTATGCATCTACTGCTAGCAGCAGGGTTCATGTTGTATTTCTTTCACGTGCCGGCTAAGAACACTGTGCCAGCCATGGCTGAAGTAGTAGCTTCTACGCAAACTAATATGTTGCATAAAGTAACACAAAATAATAGCTATGTAGGATCTACACCTTAA
- the LOC140664503 gene encoding DNA excision repair protein ERCC-6, whose product MKNGTVVSLRLLCDDGNMSNIDNNMMENIPDDGLPDSLQEIVSIKTEDSIFQEVSEHIKRATRLNNQQVDGIQENNIELNAKEDGEIDDEEDHKAKLQKQVETGEITPFEAVSKQSNLKQKERSTNKDSQLLDLEKYFKQQSILAEQKRKLKKVSKIPCDKDKDYSVPAKKAKLSSADIKTNKRYQKSKSNENSKDNTLQIIDEATCSNITNETEGNSSESEYIPSDNESDTEDKISWASKKRKTKSGYVRTKKTQDDGDSRIFKQRIETRCYPKDEAMHKINGLFKVPQCIWANLYRYQKVAVQWLWELHSRKLGGLMGDEMGLGKTVQVIAFLAGLDCSELLSHNGRYRGLGPTIVVCPATLMEQWVKHFHDWWPFFRVVVLHHSGGYNGDPESLIESLQTGGILVTSYNGVLKHKDLLVSSQWHYVILDEGHKIRNPQAKVSRAVKQFSTPHRLLLSGSPMQNSLKELWSLFDFILPGKLGTLPVFLEHCAAPITRGGYANATALQEATALQVATMLKDTITPYMLRRTKNDVKHHLTLPEKNEQVLFCSLTDEQKKLYKKYLCSEDVSFILHEKNNRDTGRYRARFLIALSVLRKICNHPDLFLYTREIDSDEDITLSEEQLEKFGYWKRAGKMNVVRSLLKIWHKQQHRVLLFTQGRQMMHILECLLQREGYTYLKMDGTTAMSQRQQTIHTFNNDTSYFVFLLTTRVGGLGVNLTGADRVIIYDPDWNPATDAQARERAWRIGQNKQVTVYRLITAGTIEEKMYHRQIFKLLLSNKVLDEPRQRRLFKTTDLVELFNLNEPIDGKSSESDHLFKDSKLMPASSGFSLSKIEEMKKLASAISKKISANVKSMCDENKSASKNTCEEKQHEQNNNSRSAEALVTENDTSVDQTSSCDPVNILKSPARYNEDSNMNLNTDIEKNSNVENKNKFNENNQQTIVAIKSINDDSMEKKNKSVLNDDKITSHNISSVCKRKKHRRDSHSGKKNVSAMFEGERVSCLIGRRLSHSNEKEESISTTDDDYVLRKLFTKSSVSSAFQHEAVLSNAYHNGDGENTLQRFARDSAQESMNFVRQSGKFCWRPA is encoded by the exons atgaaaaatgGCACCGTGGTTTCTCTCAGGCTTCTTTGTGATGACGGCAATATGTCAAACATTGATAATAACATGATGGAAAATATACCAGATGATGGGCTTCCTGATTCTTTACAGGag ATAGTGTCTATTAAAACGGAAGACAGTATATTCCAAGAGGTATCAGAACATATTAAACGTGCTACAAGGCTAAATAATCAGCAAGTGGATGGAATACAAGAGAATAATATAGAACTAAATGCCAAAGAAGATGGAGAAATTGATGACGAAGAGGATCATAAGGCTAAGCTGCAAAAACAAGTTGAAACTGGAGAGATTACTCCATTTGAAGCAGTATCTAAGCAATCAAATTTAAAGCAAAAAGAAAG aaGTACCAATAAAGACTCTCAATTATTAGatcttgaaaaatactttaaacaGCAATCTATACTTGCggagcaaaaaagaaaattaaagaaagtatCTAAGATTCCTTGTGACAAAGACAAAGATTATTCAGTACCAGCTAAGAAAGCAAAATTATCCAGTGCTGACATCAAgacaaataaaagatatcaaaaatCTAAATCTAATGAGAATAGTAAAGATAACACTCTACAAATTATAGACGAAGCAACTTGTTCAAACATAACAAATGAAACTGAAGGCAATAGTTCTGAAAGCGAATACATTCCTAGTGATAATGAGTcag atacagAAGATAAGATATCATGGGCatctaaaaaaaggaaaactaAATCAGGATATGTACGcacaaaaaaaa CTCAAGACGACGGAGATAGCAGAATATTCAAGCAGAGGATAGAAACAAGATGCTATCCCAAAGATGAAGCAATGCACAAAATTAATGGTCTCTTTAAAGTGCCGCAATGTATTTGGGCAAACTTGTATag ATATCAAAAAGTTGCAGTTCAATGGCTCTGGGAACTACACAGTCGTAAATTAGGCGGCTTAATGGGTGACGAGATGGGATTAGGAAAAACTGTACAAGTTATCGCATTTCTCGCCGGTTTGGACTGTAGTGAATTGCTCTCTCACAATGGAAg ATACAGAGGATTAGGACCAACTATAGTTGTATGCCCTGCTACTTTAATGGAGCAGTGGGTGAAGCATTTCCATGATTGGTGGCCTTTCTTCAGAGTCGTAGTACTTCATCATTCTGGGGGTTACAATG GTGATCCAGAAAGTCTGATAGAATCCTTGCAAACTGGTGGAATACTCGTTACTTCTTACAACGGAGTTCTCAAGCATAAAGATTTGCTTGTATCTAGTCAATGGCATTATGTTATTCTTGATGAGGGCCACAAGATTCGTAATCCGCAAGCAAAG GTGAGTCGTGCAGTGAAACAATTCTCAACACCGCATCGATTGTTGTTGAGTGGTAGCCCGATGCAAAATTCCCTGAAAGAACTGTGGTCATtgttcgattttattttacctgGCAAATTGGGCACTTTACCTGTATTCCTGGAACATTGTGCGGCTCCTATAACACGTGGCGGTTACGCGAATGCTACAGCATTACAGGAAGCCACGGCTCTCCAGGTAGCTACTATGCTAAAAGACACCATCACGCCATACATGCTACGAAGGACGAAGAACGACGTGAAGCATCATCTGACTTTGCCAGAGAAAAACGAGCAG GTGTTATTTTGTAGCTTAACAGATGAACAAAAAaagctatataaaaaatatctatgttCGGAAGACGTGTCCTTTATCTtacatgagaaaaataatcgtGACACTGGAAGATACAGAGCAAGATTTCTTATTGCATTGTCAGTGTTGAGAAAGATATGCAATCACCCAGACTTGTTTCTGTACACCAGAGAAATC GACTCGGACGAAGATATCACTTTGTCCGAAGAACAATTGGAGAAATTTGGTTACTGGAAACGCGCTGGAAAAATGAATGTGGTTCGatctcttttgaaaatttggCATAAACAACAACACAGAGTGCTGCTTTTCACTCAAGGAAGGCAG atGATGCACATTTTAGAGTGTCTATTGCAACGCGAAGGATATACCTATTTGAAAATGGATGGGACAACAGCAATGTCTCAACGACAGCAAACCAttcatacatttaataat gatACGTCGTATTTCGTGTTCCTGTTGACTACACGTGTAGGAGGGCTAGGAGTAAATCTAACTGGTGCGGACCGAGTGATTATTTACGATCCGGATTGGAATCCAGCTACAGACGCTCAAGCGAGGGAACGCGCATGGAGAATAGGCCAAAATAAACAAGTCACTGTTTATAGGCTAATTACCGCTGGTACGATTGAGGAAAAG atgtaCCATagacagatttttaaattattactttcaaACAAAGTTCTTGATGAGCCACGCCAGCGGAGATTGTTCAAAACGACAGATTTGGTAGAGTTATTTAATCTAAACGAACCGATAGATGGCAAATCTTCTGAATctgatcatttatttaaagattctaaattaATGCCGGCATCTAGCGGCTTTTCTCTCAGTAAGATCGaagagatgaaaaaattaGCTTCGGCTATCAGCAAGAAAATAAGTGCGAATGTAAAGTCAATGTGCGACGAAAATAAGAGTGCAAGTAAAAATACTTGCGAGGAAAAACAACatgaacaaaataataattcgagAAGCGCCGAGGCTCTTGTTACGGAAAACGATACTTCTGTGGACCAAACATCATCTTGTGATCCagttaacatattaaaatctcCAGCTAGATATAATGAAGATTcgaatatgaatttaaatacGGACATCGAAAAGAATAgcaatgtagaaaataaaaataaatttaacgagAATAATCAGCAAACTATAGTTGCAATAAAATCTATCAATGATGATtccatggaaaaaaaaaataaatctgttttaAATGACGATAAAATCACCTCACATAATATATCATCTGTTTGTAAACGTAAGAAGCATAGAAGAGATTCACATTCAggcaagaaaaatgtttctgcaATGTTTGAGGGAGAACGCGTTTCTTGTCTGATAGGTCGTCGATTAAGTCATTCCAATGAAAAGGAAGAATCAATTTCGACTACGGACGATGATTAtgtattgagaaaattattcacCAAATctt CTGTCAGTTCTGCTTTTCAACATGAAGCAGTATTATCGAATGCGTATCATAATGGCGATGGCGAGAATACGTTGCAACGTTTCGCGCGTGATTCAGCACAAGAAAGCATGAATTTCGTCCGTCAATCAGGGAAATTTTGCTGGAGACCAGCGTAG